A single region of the Sorghum bicolor cultivar BTx623 chromosome 7, Sorghum_bicolor_NCBIv3, whole genome shotgun sequence genome encodes:
- the LOC110436832 gene encoding germin-like protein 12-2, giving the protein MAASSYFILVSFVAFVISQATASDPSPLQDFCVADKHSPVKVNGFVCKDPMAVNADDFFKAAKLDQPRDTMKSKVGSNVTLINVMQLPGLNTLGISMARIDYAPLGQNPPHTHPRATEILTVLEGTLYVGFVTSNTDNGNKLFTKVLNKGDVFVFPQGLIHFQFNPVHDKPAVAIAALSSQNPGAITIANAVFGSKPPISDDVLAKAFQVQKGTIDWLQAQFWENNHN; this is encoded by the exons ATGGCTGCCTCCAGCTACTTCATTCTCGTTTCTTTTGTAGCATTTGTCATTTCACAGGCCACTGCCTCTGACCCTAGCCCCCTCCAAGACTTTTGTGTTGCCGACAAACATTCTCCAG TGAAGGTGAATGGATTTGTTTGCAAGGACCCAATGGCTGTGAACGCAGATGACTTCTTCAAGGCAGCAAAACTTGACCAGCCTAGAGACACCATGAAGAGCAAGGTCGGATCTAACGTTACTTTGATCAATGTCATGCAGTTGCCTGGACTCAACACCCTTGGCATCTCGATGGCTCGCATTGACTATGCACCATTAGGTCAGAATCCTCCACACACACATCCTCGTGCCACAGAGATTCTCACCGTGCTTGAGGGTACACTCTATGTTGGATTTGTCACCTCCAACACAGACAACGGTAACAAGCTATTCACCAAGGTTCTCAACAAGGGTGACGTGTTTGTGTTCCCCCAAGGGCTCATACACTTCCAATTCAACCCAGTCCATGACAAGCCAGCTGTCGCGATCGCTGCACTAAGCAGCCAGAACCCTGGGGCTATTACTATTGCCAACGCGGTCTTTGGATCAAAACCGCCCATCTCAGATGATGTCTTGGCCAAGGCTTTCCAGGTGCAAAAGGGAACAATTGATTGGCTCCAAGCTCAGTTTTGGGAGAACAACCACAACTAA